The genomic stretch AAAGAAAAACAACACTATAAGTACAAAATTTCGACAAAACCTCCCCTGCACAGGGAGGTTTCCAAAACCTGCAAAAGAAAGCCGGCTCGATGGCCAACAACACATATATGACACGAAGGCCACACATCCACATTTCACATATATGGCACACATCCACATTATTTACTAGTACCATCTGATCTTGTTGATGATGGACCACATGACACATGAGTTGTGTAATACTACAAGCTGTTTACTCACCGCTACTGTGCATGCGACATAGCCTGGTTTCTCCCTGTAATCAACTCTGGAACACCATAACAGAAGGGCTCCAATGTACCAGGGAATGGCACCAAGAAAGAAACCGAATATGAACCTTGAAACGCAAGAGATTTATAGTTACAAGAAGAGTAAACCAAAGGAATGACACAAAGCTATAGCAGCAGCACTGCAACTGCTGTACCTTGAATTCTGTCTAAGTATATCAAACTGAACGACAATGCTGCCTGACACAAATGAATGAAACTAATATATGAACATAGAAACAAAAATGGAGCAACGATGATGACTTACAGGAACCAGCCAAAACCAATGCCACAACAGCCAAAACCAATACTAGTTTCTAAATTAGTATTTCAGTTGAAAAAAAAACTACAAGTAAGAGCAGTGATTTAATTCCAATGGTCATGGCTTGTCATCGTGAAGGAAAAGGCTGGAAAAGACTGCAGCTGCAGCTAGGATACACCTAATTTTGCTAACCAATATGAAGCGCCCCTGCTGACTCTACGATGCTGCACTCAAAACAAAACTTTCTACTAGGCTATAACTAAATAAACTGCGTAGTGTGCTCCTTTGTTCTTCTACTGATGATATCTGATGAACAAAACAGAGTGACCGAAAAACACAGATGCAGATTTGGAGTCGGACGCaaggagagggagggaggagaaATCAACGAGCGCAGAATTGAAACTGGGAGTCATCTCAATTCTCACCTCGCAGCGTCCGTGCGGCGTCCGTGCGGGCAGCGGCCGGGGCTCCTGCGGCGTCCGTGCGGCCGCCGGCGTCCTGGGCTGCTGCGGCCGGCGGCGTCCTGCGTCCGTGCGGCCGCCGGCGTCCCGGGCTCCTGCGACGCGATGTGCTgcggccggcggcgtcgatgcgGCGTCCTGGGCTCCTGCGACGTCCTTCGGCCGGCGGCGTCCTGCGTACGTGCGGGATGCGGCGAGGCGGCGGTGGCGCACGGAGCCGGGGAAGGGCGGGCtaggggcgggggcgggggcggtgTGGGCCGGCGGCGCGCGGCAGATTTGGTCGGCGGCGGTTGGGGCGCGGGGTGCAGCGGCGGCTGCGCGCGGGCGGCGGCGTGCAGGGTGGGCGCGTCTGTGCGTTAGGGTTGGGCGCGGGGTTGGGCCGTGTGGGGATAAGGAGATTttccttttaaaaaaaaaatatatcctTTGCCGAGAGGCACAGAGACatactctcggcaaagaaatagttttatttttttttaaaaacacctttgccgagagccagaagggtaggctctcggcaaagacactttgccgagagccagatgtgcaggctctcggcaaagaggtatttgacttttttatttttttttattttagacttgagttttttttttgtccttGTGACCCAATTTCTAAATACATTTCAAAATTTGGCATCAATTTgactttttttgctatatttaacaaattaatcttgtttctttaaattttttcacgtaattcaaatttgaactgcaggCATATGGAATATTGGAACTCAGTGATTCAAAAAATAATAGTCAAGATATTTGATGTATGTTGAGGTTGTACCCACAACCACACATGAAATCTCAACCCTTTCGCTGACATAACATGTCGAGGAATGTGAGGGAAAagtattttttaattatataaattccaaatgaagtccaaaaatcacgaaacttagCGACGTGTCGTGTTATCGCATGTGGAGGCTGTGGTAAAAAATTCATAAGATTTCGAGCAAGTTGTGATGCCGAATGTCTAAAACCCAGACATCTCCACATGTGATCAAATATGATCACATGTGGAGATGTTTGGATTTTAGACATCCGGAGTCGCAACTTGCTCGAAACTTTATGAATTTTTTACCACAACATCCACATACGATAACAAGACATGTCCCCAAGTTTTGTGATTTTTGAAGTTCATTTgaaatttatataattaaaaatcacatcAACGACACATGGATGGTTATGTTTCGTATAAAAGACATTCAAACTTTTGGGTGAGTTTATGGATATAGCCTCAAAATACACTCTCAAATATGAGTATCATTTTTTGAATGGCtatatattattatttcatacacCTATAGTTCAAATTtactttttcaaaaaaatgcaaagaaaataaattaatttatgaaatatagcaaaatgtTATAAAAAACTCCCAAATTTGAACATGTGCTTGTATATAATATGCAAGAGCTATAGAAAAAGTCTAgacccaaaattcaaaaaaaaaacttcactctttgccgagggcaagtgctagccctcggcaaagggggtctttgccgagagccagtcattgccctcggcaaaggccacctctttgccgagagcttaacgacgtggctctcggcaaaggtgacGACATGGTAGGCGTTCACGGCGCGgtacctttgccgagagcttgcctttgccgagagctaggctctcggcaaagctgacctttgccgagagcctttctttgccgagagcctggccGTCGGCaaaggctctttgccgagaggatgacctggctctcggcaaaggcagtctttgccgagggtctggctctcggcaaagccagGCCCTAGGCAAAGCTCGCGTTTCCTGTAGTGCTAGGAGTGAATGAGTTCCCAATCAGTACATAAGTCAATTGAACACAAATTGGATGCGGAGAAAAAGATATTCATAAAGAATTTAGCAATGGCATCCTTGATTAGCAATGTACCTAATTATGAGCACATATGTGGGTGGTTGAAGACTTCTAGCTGTACCAGATGGTGTCTGCCATGGGAGAGCTCGTGCTCTAACTACAACTTCATCCGGCTCGTCTTAGGACTCTGGCTTTCATACCAATCAATcaaaacaaaattgtcatcgtGGATGATGAGCTAATCTGATCATTGCATAATCAACTGATCGGCAAGAGCAGACATAGATTTACTAAATAAGATGAGTTAAGTAAAAAGTGATGGCAAATTAGAGGAAAGGATGCACCTGAATCttaaattaaaaagaaaactcaCTATATTATTCTAACTCCATTATTCAATATTGCAAGTCACCATTTAACAAATCAGAGGAATGACCTAAATGACCGTAGGTTTAGAAACTCTAAGTAACTATTAACAGATTTAAAATCGACTTCAGGCCATGGATTAAAAACAAAGAAGTAGGCTCCACAAAGAATTCAAGTTAAGACATGTCTGCATGACTATTTCCTACTTGCTAAAGCATTGTGATCTCTACTATTTCCTACTTGCCAAAGCATTCTGATCTATTTACCAGTATTATCCAATTAGAATCAGCTGCAAATAAAATTCCTGCTCCTGCTGCTATAACTCGGATGACAGATCAAATAACCTCCaggagaaaaatattagaaaacTGGTGAGAGCCATGTTTCTCATCTTTCTCGGTCACACCAACTTTTAGAAATTGAGCAGAGTGGAGCTTATATCAGAACGACAATATTCCACAATCACATATAGCACCAAAGTTCAGTTAGCATACCTTAAAATGGCATATGATGTCAAAATTGCTAGATGGTTATTGCTAAAGGGATGCTAAGATGTCTATAGAACTGCTCTTGCCACTGCTCTACCAGTCTATCACCGCCTTGCACACTGCCTCGCCGCTGGGGCCAACTTGATATAGGGAATTGATCAATAAGCACCAACCATATACAATCAAACACATTGAAGAAAAAGCTGAATTAGTCTGGAGCACCACCAAATATCTCACCTGTCTTCACTCTTCAGCGACAATCAGAGCAGCTAAAAAGGAACAAGTTCAAAGATCAAAAGGCCACCATGCTGCCGCCACAACTTTCATGGTGCTACTTCTCATGTCCTAGCAAATTGATGGATCCGTAAAATCTGCAGGGTCGAAAAATTAGCTACAGATTGCTGACAATACGTTGATAGGCCTCTTGCACCCCTTGCATTGGATCCCACCAATCTGGAACAACACAGCCAGATACAAGAAATATATATGAGTCAATGGTATTGATACTTGCCCAACTGGATGGATAATCCCATAGCATCCACTAACCCAAATTGGTTTGTTTAAGAAACTGTACGTTCATTACAGTATACGGGCACAAAAATATAAGAGCCTCTATGTACAAATGGCAGAAACCCACATGATCCAAGTATGAATCAATACTGGAGAATCGGGAACCACCACTGCACACTGCAACTATAGTGTTCTGATTCCCATGTTCCTGACCTAAGACAACTGTGATAATAAGAAACTAAAATCTAAACTGTGATAATAAGAAACTAAATTCTAAATGTCTTCACCGAATCAGGATGCTTACCTTGTCCCAGCCCCTATATGTTGTCGTTAACAGATGGCTTCAACCGGCTGCCTAAATGCTCCCCGTCCTCACCCTCAGCCATGCAACCCTCGCCGCAGCTCACAGAGGGTTGCGGTGGTGGCACGCCGGCGTCCTCGTTCAACATGATGCGGAGTCCATCATCGCTGCTGCTATAGCctgtagtcccgtcgtccaaaTCTACCTCACCTCGCAGTCAGTCACCGGGTCAGAGCAGCGACACCTCGCGGGGACGCCTTGCCAGTCCGCCCAGAGCAATGGGGATCTCAGGAGACGGATGCGTGGGACATCCGTAGGTGCCACATGCGATCAATCGGCTGCTCTCTACGGCGTGGCCGTTGCGCCGCCAACCTCCGCAATGTGCTCGCTCGCGTGATGGCAGTGTCGGGGATCTCACGCTCGTAGGATCATCCGTTCTCGCGATGAGGGATCGAGGGCCTTGATCTGGGCGggatcggcggcggcgcggggttGGGGATTCACAAATATTCGAGTAGTACCCGCGTCAGGTACCCACCCTAACATGCGTCGTCCGATTGTGAGCTGAGATTCGCGCTGTGCTGCCGACGTGTACTAACCGGTTTCACTTAAAGCTTGATATCTGACACGCTGGAAGCATACGTGTACTGAACCCTGCAACCAATTTAATGCGGTCGGTGGAGGACGCTGCCTCTCCATGCTATCCGATTTGACCTTGTCCAATTTCAAGATCCTATCTACCCACATAATaagtactaaggccttgtttagatgtaacatttttttaaaatttcactattgtagcattttcgtttgtttgtaataaatattgtctaattatagactaactagggtcaaaagattcgtctcacgatttacaggcaaactgcgtaattagtttttatttttgtctatatttaatgcttcatgcatgtgccgcaagattcgatgtgacagagaatcttgaaaactttttggtttttggggtttgAGAATGATAAAATTTATTAGACGTTGTAATATATTTTTGTTATATTTGACAATTtatgtctaattataaactaattagactcaaaatattcgtctcgtaaattatactCTAGTTGTTGTTTTAGTTTTGCAAATAGTATATAATtagtacttcatgtatgtgttcaaacatttgatgtgatgggtgaCAAAAATAATCAACTGAAACCAAACATTGTATTTTTTAAATGGACGCGGtaccatttttatttgtatttgacaaatattgttcaattatggactaactgggctcaaaagattcgtctcgtaaattacagacaagttgtgcaattagttattttttatttatatttaatgcttcatgcatgagcagtaagattcgatgtaatggggaagcttgagatttagctactgtagcactttcgtttgtattggataattattcaatcatggactacaatcaaaagattcgtctcgctgattaaaggtaaactgtgtaattagttttttatatatatttaatactctatgaatATGTCtagagatttgatgtgacagagaattttaaaaatttttgaaaactaaacaagacctgaatctttggacacgcatggagcattaaatgtaggCGGAACAAAGATTAATTCCACAGATAACCTAATTAGACCATAATTAGATACTAATTTCCAAATGAAATGAAAATACTATGATAgttaaatccaaaaaaaattcaaactaaACAGGCCTCATTATGCCTTAGTGTGCTCGTGACAGTGACATTTACTCCCTTTGTATCCATTTGCATGATCAACTATTCTAAGCACTACCAGTTTCACACAAACTGTATGACAAGTTGGCCAAAGGCAATGCCTTGACACTTCAGCTTGGCAAatgcaggccttgtttagttggaaaaaaaaatagttttagctactgtaatatttttgtttgtatttgataactaGGTTAATGTCCGTACGTtgttacgggttttaaaattcacatactctatgtttcttcctttttcatttcttttcagtttttgtttttttattttattttatttcctgtCCTTTTCTTATTCcttttcttgttttaattttaccttttattttctttttcttttggttttagttttattgttcttccttttgcttctatttgtttttcttttttcttttcagattttctatgtttcttcGTTCTTATTCTGTATTTTAACTCCTTTTaatcttctttttatccttatttaaattatttatttattttatttgctctatgcattttttttatcatttgttaatcttatttgtttttatagttttcttcttagtaattttatttttttatttttattttctatatatatgcgatgtttatgtagtatatatttagtggtttatgttgtgttatgtcatgtttacgtagtatacatgtgatgttctatgatgtttcttatggtgttcacttagtatacatgtaatctataatagatgtgatgttctataatatatttaatgatgttctatgatgtatttagtgatgttaatgttatatgatgtattatttgaaatttttctctattttatttttttcttatgctttttactctagattttattattatttttatctatgtcatgtatttatgtatttttatgtatattgtaatatcagtttcataaacctaaaatcaaaatactattcttctaaatcgataacATTTTCTACAAAGATAGTTGtttctacttaataaaagaaaatattttatctttataagataaatattcattaataaaattttatctaaatatatccatgtgtgatcttgttttgaaggatttgttataagaaatttaatggtgcaatcgaaatttaatttatatctttggtttatgagttatgactttttttaattcgctaaaacaattttgcatgcataggtgagtggggcctaggttgatgggatagtgtgtcatcaaaggaATGAGAGTTATGGATAGgtcctctccataatttttagttatagagataaataattattaataaaattttatctaaatatattcatgtgtgatcttgttttgaagaatttgttataagaaatttaatggtacaatcggaatttaatttatatcttcggtttaagagttatgatttttttaattcgctaaaaccACGCCacaatcaagatcaacatgttaaTATCTTATTTTTGCTTGGTTTATATCTTATTTTGttgtggcttggtttattagTAAGAGTTCCtaaaaatgacttaaatttgactatatttatataattttttgaataaaataagtggtcaaacttaaggttaaaaaaaattaaacgccttataatttggaacgaagAGAGTACTTTATTGCAGGACGCTTTACTTTAAATGACAGGGGCCAAATctaactagggccttgtttagtttcacccaaaaatctaaaatttttcaaaattttctgtcatcgaatgtttggacgcatgcatgaagcattaaatataaacaaaaactaaaactaattatataatttgcctgtaatttacgagacgaatctttttaacctagttagtttatgattggacaatgtttatcaaataaaaacaaaaatactaccgtAACGAAAatctttttcaggaactaaacatggcGTAGCTTACGCCGGAGCCTTTTAACTGCATTAATTCACTACTTCTACCTACCCCCTATCGGCCAGCCAGACCGCACACATGCATTCCATTCCTCTCTTGTCCATGTCAGCTCCACGTCGCCCGGTTTACATTAAACACACAGCCACGTCTTTCACCTTGCCACTTATCCCTTTGCCAATCTCAACACCGCTACTCACCCCTGTCCGTCCGATCAGGGTACCTGCCGCGGTTCCTACCAAATCCACGCCCGTTGGGGATTGCAAGGTGCAGCGGATTTCTGGGTTTCCTACAAgagcttttctttttttaaaaaaactgtgTTCGCAGCCTTCGATCACTGCTCGCGACGGTGTGTGGAGCTTTGGACCGCCGCGCTTCCGTGTGATGTGTAGCACGTTTGAAGCCTCGGGTGAGAAGCCTGCCTTCCCACATTCAATCGTGGCCATCAGATTTAGTGTAGATGTTTTATTAGTCATTGATTTTAATGAAGAAAAATTTCTGTGTGCATTTTTCTGGGTGCACAGTGGCTAGACACTCTCAGCGGGGGACGGTTTACTGGGTGGACCAAGTATtccattatagtagagatgGGTAATGCTAAGATACACCCCTTTACTACTAGGAGGTAATATCTCAAATAAACATGAGCCCttgatttttttggattttttgaaTTACTTATTAATAAATTAAAAATCTAGAAAAACAAAATACTTCCTCTACATCCCTCTAACGACGGGAGGGGAAATTCCGTTAAAAACATACATGTCGATTcccttaatttttttttctagaacaaGACTTCACgtgtatttcattaagaaggAAAAAAAGTTCACAGCACTACAGCGAAGAAAAACCAAAAC from Sorghum bicolor cultivar BTx623 chromosome 3, Sorghum_bicolor_NCBIv3, whole genome shotgun sequence encodes the following:
- the LOC8054636 gene encoding atherin yields the protein MLNEDAGVPPPQPSVSCGEGCMAEDAPTLHAAARAQPPLHPAPQPPPTKSAARRRPTPPPPPPLARPSPAPCATAASPHPARTQDAAGRRTSQEPRTPHRRRRPQHIASQEPGTPAAARTQDAAGRSSPGRRRPHGRRRSPGRCPHGRRTDAARFIFGFFLGAIPWYIGALLLWCSRVDYREKPGYVACTVAAQDKMSGGRRPRRKGVASTFMRHDDTDDTDDTDLQPQGVRISRGVRT